Proteins co-encoded in one Deinococcus detaillensis genomic window:
- a CDS encoding glycosyl hydrolase family 28-related protein has protein sequence MNGRRTSSGVSFESGRRTARPAKALFIGLALALGACAQPGPGTNPKPENRELGENVKVFDPSMSTADIQAAVDAVKAQQLNAEFGSGRYALFFKPGTYGTPDKPLLIDVGYYTEVVGLGRTPNDVVINGHVNVYNRCLGTGTDGKPSNCIALDNFWRSASNMTIKVAGGEGCQAATNFWAVSQAAPLRRMNVVGKFSLMDYCSAGPQYASGGFIADSRFSGTDAVVNGSQQQFYVRNSEVPGWSNGVWNQVFSGVTGAPATNFGTLSSDGKTLGTYTTLPTTPVSREKPYLYLDSSGAYQVYVPATRQNTSGVSWGSGAESDGRSLPLTSFFIARPTDSAVAINAALSGGRNVLFTPGIYTVSQSIQITKANTVVLGLGLATLTTQNGAVPMRVADVDGVDIAGLTFDAGAVNSPTLLKIGTTSAGGSLTNPVALHDVFFRIGGPHLGKASNSLEVNRSGTLLDHLWVWRADHGTGVGWDSNTADHGVIVNGNDVTATGLFVEHFQKEEVLWNGERGKTIFFQNEMPYDPPNQAAWKNGPALGYAAYKVADSVQNHEGWGMGSYIFMNVDPSVHASTAFSVPLSAGVKLHSLLTVQLNKGMGIIDHVVNQMGDPVTGDAATGKPAGTPSMVINFP, from the coding sequence ATGAATGGACGGCGGACATCAAGCGGCGTTTCTTTCGAATCTGGGCGGAGAACTGCACGGCCCGCCAAGGCGCTCTTTATAGGTCTGGCGCTCGCGCTGGGAGCTTGTGCCCAGCCCGGCCCCGGCACCAACCCCAAACCGGAAAACCGCGAACTGGGCGAGAACGTCAAGGTCTTTGATCCCAGCATGTCCACCGCCGATATTCAGGCAGCGGTGGACGCTGTCAAGGCCCAGCAGCTCAACGCCGAGTTTGGCAGTGGCCGCTACGCCCTGTTCTTCAAGCCCGGCACTTACGGCACGCCCGACAAGCCGCTGCTGATCGATGTCGGCTACTACACCGAGGTCGTGGGCCTGGGCCGCACGCCGAATGACGTGGTCATCAACGGCCACGTCAACGTCTACAACCGCTGCCTAGGGACCGGCACTGACGGCAAACCCAGCAACTGCATCGCTTTAGACAACTTCTGGCGCTCAGCGTCCAACATGACCATCAAGGTGGCGGGCGGCGAAGGCTGTCAGGCGGCCACCAATTTCTGGGCAGTCTCGCAGGCGGCTCCGCTGCGGCGCATGAATGTGGTGGGCAAATTCAGCCTCATGGATTACTGCTCGGCTGGCCCGCAGTACGCCAGCGGCGGCTTTATTGCCGATTCCAGATTCAGCGGAACCGACGCGGTGGTCAACGGCTCACAGCAGCAGTTCTATGTCCGCAACAGCGAAGTTCCCGGCTGGTCGAACGGCGTTTGGAATCAGGTGTTTTCCGGCGTCACAGGAGCGCCCGCCACCAATTTCGGCACGCTTTCCAGCGACGGCAAAACGCTGGGCACCTACACCACGCTGCCCACCACGCCCGTCTCGCGCGAAAAGCCGTACTTGTACCTGGACAGCAGCGGCGCTTATCAGGTGTACGTGCCGGCCACCCGGCAAAACACCAGTGGCGTGAGCTGGGGCAGCGGCGCGGAAAGTGATGGGCGCAGCCTGCCGCTGACTTCCTTCTTCATCGCCCGGCCCACCGACAGCGCAGTGGCCATCAACGCGGCGCTGTCGGGCGGGCGCAATGTGCTGTTTACACCGGGCATCTATACCGTCAGCCAGAGCATTCAAATCACCAAGGCCAATACCGTCGTGCTGGGACTGGGCCTCGCCACCCTGACGACCCAGAACGGAGCCGTGCCGATGAGGGTCGCTGACGTGGACGGCGTGGACATCGCCGGACTGACCTTTGACGCCGGAGCTGTGAACTCCCCCACGCTGCTCAAAATCGGCACCACCAGTGCGGGCGGCTCGCTCACCAATCCGGTGGCGCTGCACGATGTGTTTTTCCGCATCGGCGGGCCGCACCTCGGCAAGGCCAGCAACAGCCTAGAAGTCAACCGCTCAGGTACGCTGCTCGATCACCTGTGGGTCTGGCGGGCCGATCACGGTACGGGCGTGGGCTGGGACAGCAACACCGCCGACCACGGCGTGATCGTCAACGGCAACGATGTCACCGCCACCGGCTTATTTGTCGAGCATTTCCAGAAAGAAGAAGTCCTCTGGAACGGTGAGCGCGGCAAGACCATTTTCTTCCAAAACGAAATGCCGTATGACCCGCCCAATCAGGCCGCCTGGAAAAATGGCCCCGCGCTGGGCTACGCCGCCTACAAAGTGGCCGACTCGGTGCAAAACCACGAGGGCTGGGGCATGGGCAGCTACATTTTCATGAATGTCGATCCCAGCGTTCACGCCAGCACCGCCTTCAGTGTGCCGCTCAGTGCCGGCGTCAAGCTCCACAGCCTCCTGACGGTGCAGCTCAACAAAGGCATGGGCATCATCGACCACGTGGTCAACCAGATGGGCGACCCTGTGACCGGCGACGCCGCCACCGGCAAGCCTGCCGGAACCCCCAGCATGGTCATCAACTTCCCCTGA
- a CDS encoding VOC family protein: MTLITGLDHIQIEAPAGCEDAARTFFGGFLGLPELQKPPVLAARGGVWFALSDGRQLHIGVTKDFVAREKGHPALRCADLDAFTRRAATFGVSVQTDTELAPLRRVFLADPWGNRLEVVERPT; this comes from the coding sequence ATGACGCTTATCACTGGCCTCGACCACATCCAGATTGAAGCACCGGCTGGCTGCGAGGACGCTGCCCGCACTTTTTTCGGCGGATTTCTGGGCTTGCCGGAACTGCAAAAGCCCCCCGTATTGGCCGCACGCGGCGGCGTCTGGTTCGCCTTGTCCGACGGACGCCAACTGCATATCGGCGTGACAAAGGACTTTGTGGCGCGGGAAAAAGGCCACCCCGCGCTGCGCTGTGCCGACTTGGACGCCTTCACGCGGCGGGCGGCGACGTTCGGTGTTTCGGTTCAGACCGACACTGAACTGGCTCCGCTGCGGCGGGTCTTTTTGGCCGATCCTTGGGGCAACCGCTTGGAAGTGGTGGAGCGGCCCACCTGA
- a CDS encoding Nif3-like dinuclear metal center hexameric protein — protein sequence MTLSEQPNKPREISRDELVAWLGDYLQISAFKDPSLNGLQIEGAPMIRRIAASVDTSARSLQDAADSGADLLLVHHGLFWGQPLAVTGPHARRLQIALSAGLNLYAAHIPLDAHPEVGNNAMIASALSVQNLEPFGEWAGGKIGLAGDLPFTQTLQDFADRVQKLTGEICLVHGGGSPNVERLGILSGSGAGSIAEAAAMGLDTVLTGEPEHKYFHDGFEYGVNVLYAGHYETEVFGVRALAAKIEDEFGIPWQFLHLPTGL from the coding sequence ATGACTTTATCCGAACAACCCAACAAACCCCGCGAGATCAGCCGCGACGAATTGGTGGCCTGGCTGGGCGATTACCTCCAGATCAGCGCTTTCAAAGACCCCAGCTTAAACGGCCTGCAAATTGAAGGTGCGCCCATGATTCGCCGGATTGCCGCCAGCGTGGACACCAGCGCCCGCAGCCTGCAAGACGCTGCCGACAGCGGAGCCGACCTCCTGCTGGTGCATCACGGCCTATTTTGGGGCCAGCCGCTTGCCGTGACCGGCCCGCACGCCCGCCGCCTCCAGATTGCCCTGAGTGCAGGCCTCAATCTCTACGCCGCGCATATTCCGCTGGACGCCCACCCCGAAGTCGGCAACAACGCCATGATCGCGAGCGCCCTGAGCGTGCAAAATTTGGAGCCGTTCGGCGAGTGGGCCGGCGGCAAAATCGGGCTGGCCGGCGACTTGCCGTTTACCCAGACCCTGCAAGACTTCGCTGACCGGGTGCAAAAGCTGACCGGCGAAATCTGCCTCGTTCACGGCGGCGGCTCGCCCAACGTGGAGCGGCTGGGCATTCTCAGCGGCAGCGGAGCTGGAAGTATTGCCGAGGCCGCCGCAATGGGCTTAGACACCGTACTGACCGGCGAACCCGAACACAAATACTTCCACGACGGCTTCGAGTACGGCGTGAACGTGCTCTATGCCGGACACTACGAAACCGAAGTCTTCGGGGTGCGGGCGCTGGCTGCCAAAATTGAAGACGAATTCGGAATTCCGTGGCAGTTCTTGCACCTTCCGACGGGGCTTTGA
- the tmk gene encoding dTMP kinase: MTGLFISFEGPEGSGKSTQITRLAARLEAAGVSHTLTREPGGTPLGSRIREIVLLDPDLDVNPLSEFLLYSASRAQLVQDVIRPCLQLGEVVICDRYADSSAAYQGAGRGLDPRLVGDVTWEVTGGLLPHITVLLDLDPAVGLGRAAARGQPDRLERADLAFHMRVRQGFLNIAANAPERFLVLDAAQSADILEQQIWQAVKATLLAMGKSAEL, translated from the coding sequence ATGACCGGCCTTTTCATCTCCTTTGAAGGCCCCGAAGGCTCCGGCAAATCCACCCAGATCACCCGCCTAGCGGCCCGATTGGAAGCGGCGGGGGTCAGCCACACGCTTACCCGCGAACCGGGCGGCACGCCGCTGGGCAGCCGCATCCGCGAGATCGTGCTGCTCGACCCCGACCTGGACGTCAATCCGCTCTCCGAATTTCTGCTTTACAGCGCCAGTCGCGCCCAACTGGTGCAGGACGTGATTCGGCCCTGTTTACAACTCGGCGAGGTGGTGATCTGCGACCGCTACGCTGACAGCAGCGCCGCTTATCAGGGCGCGGGGCGCGGCTTGGATCCCCGCTTGGTCGGAGACGTGACTTGGGAAGTCACCGGAGGACTGCTGCCTCACATCACTGTGCTGCTCGACCTCGATCCGGCGGTGGGCCTTGGGCGGGCGGCGGCGCGGGGGCAGCCTGACCGCTTGGAGCGTGCCGACTTGGCCTTCCACATGCGGGTCAGGCAGGGCTTTTTGAATATCGCCGCCAACGCGCCGGAGCGCTTTTTGGTGCTGGACGCCGCCCAGAGTGCCGACATCTTGGAGCAGCAGATTTGGCAAGCCGTCAAAGCCACCTTGCTGGCGATGGGCAAAAGCGCCGAGCTGTGA
- a CDS encoding TrmH family RNA methyltransferase, with amino-acid sequence MKPAPIASLQNPQLKRLVRLRDRRERLREGVFLIEGARELSRALQAGVLLEQVFTCPELHSPEARDLPWASLPVSEPATELSRAAFEKVSGREGPDGVLAVARSEPRPLPEPLGSAAVLVLDGLEKPGNVGALLRTADGAGAHATLLVGDGLDLGNPNLIRASQGSVFTQPTAALSQADALSWLREHGFTLLACTPHAAQTYWDAPLSGRVALLLGTEHTGLSAFWQEAADLHLSIPMLGQADSLNVATAGALVLYEALRQRAGRQPLE; translated from the coding sequence GTGAAGCCAGCGCCGATTGCTTCCTTGCAAAATCCCCAGCTCAAGCGCCTCGTGCGGCTGCGAGATCGGCGCGAACGGCTCAGAGAAGGCGTTTTTCTGATCGAGGGCGCACGCGAACTCAGCCGCGCCCTTCAAGCAGGTGTACTGCTCGAACAGGTTTTTACCTGCCCCGAACTCCACAGCCCCGAAGCCCGCGATTTGCCTTGGGCCAGCTTGCCGGTCAGCGAACCCGCCACAGAACTCAGCCGGGCCGCGTTTGAAAAAGTCAGTGGACGAGAAGGCCCCGATGGGGTGTTGGCGGTGGCCCGCAGCGAGCCGCGCCCTCTGCCCGAACCGCTTGGGAGCGCCGCCGTGCTGGTCTTGGACGGCTTGGAGAAACCCGGCAACGTCGGTGCGCTGCTGCGAACCGCCGACGGCGCGGGAGCGCACGCCACCTTGCTGGTCGGCGACGGCCTAGACTTGGGCAACCCCAATTTGATCCGCGCTTCTCAGGGGAGCGTGTTTACTCAGCCCACTGCCGCGCTGAGTCAGGCAGACGCGCTGAGTTGGCTGCGGGAGCACGGCTTTACCTTGCTGGCCTGCACCCCACACGCCGCCCAGACCTACTGGGACGCGCCGCTTTCAGGCCGGGTGGCGCTGCTGCTGGGCACCGAACACACCGGACTCAGCGCATTCTGGCAAGAAGCCGCCGACCTTCACCTCTCTATCCCGATGCTGGGTCAGGCTGACAGCCTGAATGTAGCCACCGCGGGGGCGTTGGTGCTGTATGAGGCTTTGCGTCAACGGGCGGGCCGCCAGCCGCTAGAATAA
- the glgP gene encoding alpha-glucan family phosphorylase produces the protein MNVIGKVTVLPRLPKALARLEELAYNLYWSWTPKAQALYQTLDPVNWERFQHNPVQTLLETPSARLESLAADPDYLGNYHDVLADFDAYMNKGAWGKGEVWAATNAAELPPVAYFSMEYGFHESLPIYSGGLGVLAGDHCKSASDLGLPFTAVGMLFHQGYFRQLFNKDGWQEEAYDELNLTTLPIRPALTKSGEVAKVSVRVAGRDVVMQVWSLLIGRIQVLLLDANVPENSEDDRKMTARLYGGNQELRIQQYVLLGVGGIRALRALDVPASVYHMNEGHAALMGLERMREYVAQGLDFRTALEATASSTLFTTHTPVAAGNDAFAYEMMDRYIGEWPAQLATSRSELYDLAEHAQNWDGHLVPTFSMTVFALRMSRMANGVSELHGEVSRGMWNFLYEGADEEEVPIGHVTNGAHNLTFLAQQFRDLYSTVLPGNWIERLEDKQMWDDINTIPDAQLSATQHELKEEMIAFVRVRLQEQLRRTGAPAADVAAAGETLSADALTIGFARRFATYKRATLLFRDRERLSKIVNNPERPVQFIFAGKAHPADNPGKAFIQEIYKLSRDPEFAGKIIIVENYDMNVARHLVQGVDIWLNNPRRPLEASGTSGMKASFNGAPNFSILDGWWREGYDNTNGWPIGEEREYTDLNIQDDADSFSMYETLENTIVPLYYGKDAQGQNHGWLKTVRRAIITVNPEFAMQRQVIDYVQQFYLPLSQRAAKVDANNFEKARTLGGWKSWVRQQWQHVQIHATAQLPATVQPGEEVKVSAQVTPAGIQESELRVEAVLKHGEDTLHVPMKATGGGNYEVSIPLTDSGLYSVGVRAMPYSADLSNPIELGLIKWA, from the coding sequence ATGAATGTGATTGGCAAAGTGACTGTCCTGCCGCGCCTGCCCAAAGCCCTGGCACGCTTAGAAGAACTCGCTTACAACTTGTACTGGTCTTGGACGCCCAAAGCCCAAGCGCTTTACCAAACGCTTGATCCTGTCAACTGGGAGCGCTTCCAACACAACCCTGTCCAGACGCTGTTGGAGACGCCTTCGGCCCGCTTGGAGTCGCTGGCTGCCGATCCCGATTATCTGGGCAATTACCACGACGTTCTGGCTGACTTTGATGCCTATATGAACAAGGGCGCTTGGGGCAAAGGTGAGGTGTGGGCCGCCACCAATGCCGCCGAGTTGCCGCCCGTCGCTTATTTCAGCATGGAGTACGGCTTCCACGAATCGCTGCCGATTTATTCCGGCGGCCTCGGCGTGCTGGCGGGCGATCACTGCAAAAGCGCGTCCGACTTGGGTCTACCCTTCACGGCAGTCGGGATGCTGTTTCATCAGGGCTACTTCCGCCAACTGTTCAACAAAGACGGCTGGCAAGAAGAAGCCTACGACGAACTCAACTTGACCACCTTGCCGATTCGCCCGGCGCTGACCAAGTCCGGCGAGGTCGCCAAAGTCAGTGTGCGGGTGGCGGGCCGCGACGTCGTGATGCAGGTCTGGAGCCTACTCATTGGCCGCATTCAGGTGCTGCTGCTCGACGCCAACGTGCCGGAAAACAGCGAAGACGACCGCAAGATGACGGCCCGCCTCTACGGCGGCAACCAAGAACTCCGCATCCAGCAGTACGTGCTTTTGGGTGTCGGCGGCATCCGCGCCCTACGTGCTTTAGATGTTCCGGCCAGCGTCTACCACATGAACGAAGGCCACGCCGCGCTGATGGGTTTAGAGCGGATGCGCGAGTACGTCGCGCAGGGCCTGGATTTCCGCACCGCTTTGGAGGCTACCGCCAGCAGCACGCTGTTTACCACCCACACGCCGGTCGCGGCAGGCAACGACGCCTTCGCGTACGAGATGATGGACAGGTACATCGGTGAGTGGCCCGCACAACTGGCCACCAGCCGCAGCGAACTGTACGACCTTGCCGAACATGCCCAGAACTGGGACGGCCACCTGGTGCCGACTTTTTCGATGACGGTCTTTGCCTTGCGGATGTCGCGGATGGCCAACGGCGTCTCGGAACTGCACGGCGAGGTCAGCCGGGGCATGTGGAATTTCCTCTACGAAGGCGCGGACGAAGAAGAAGTGCCGATCGGTCACGTCACCAACGGCGCACACAATTTGACCTTCCTGGCTCAGCAGTTCCGCGACCTCTACTCCACCGTGTTGCCCGGCAACTGGATAGAGCGCCTCGAAGACAAGCAGATGTGGGACGATATCAACACCATCCCCGACGCGCAGCTTTCAGCCACCCAGCACGAACTCAAAGAAGAAATGATCGCATTCGTGCGTGTCCGGCTCCAAGAGCAGCTTCGCCGCACGGGAGCGCCCGCCGCCGACGTCGCCGCCGCTGGTGAAACCCTGAGCGCCGACGCCCTGACCATCGGCTTTGCGCGGCGCTTTGCCACCTACAAACGGGCCACGCTGCTGTTCCGTGACCGCGAGCGCCTCAGCAAAATCGTCAACAACCCTGAGCGCCCGGTGCAGTTTATTTTCGCGGGTAAGGCCCACCCCGCCGACAACCCCGGCAAGGCCTTTATTCAGGAAATCTACAAGCTCTCGCGTGATCCCGAATTTGCCGGAAAAATCATCATCGTGGAAAACTACGACATGAACGTGGCCCGCCACCTCGTGCAGGGTGTGGACATCTGGCTCAACAATCCGCGCCGCCCGCTGGAGGCGTCCGGCACTTCTGGCATGAAGGCCAGCTTCAACGGTGCGCCCAACTTCAGCATTCTCGACGGCTGGTGGCGCGAGGGCTACGACAACACCAACGGCTGGCCGATTGGCGAGGAGCGCGAGTACACCGACCTCAACATTCAGGACGACGCCGACAGCTTCAGCATGTACGAAACGCTGGAAAATACCATCGTGCCGCTGTACTACGGCAAAGATGCACAGGGCCAGAATCACGGCTGGCTCAAAACCGTGCGCCGCGCCATCATCACGGTCAATCCTGAGTTTGCCATGCAGCGCCAGGTCATCGACTATGTGCAGCAATTTTACTTGCCGCTGTCTCAGCGTGCGGCCAAAGTGGACGCCAACAACTTCGAGAAGGCCCGCACGCTGGGCGGCTGGAAAAGCTGGGTGCGTCAGCAGTGGCAACACGTCCAGATTCACGCCACCGCGCAGCTTCCCGCCACCGTGCAGCCCGGTGAGGAAGTCAAGGTCAGCGCCCAAGTCACTCCGGCGGGTATTCAGGAAAGCGAGCTACGGGTCGAAGCCGTTCTCAAGCACGGCGAAGACACCCTGCACGTGCCGATGAAGGCGACGGGCGGCGGCAATTACGAAGTCAGTATTCCCCTCACCGACAGCGGCCTCTACAGCGTCGGCGTGCGGGCCATGCCTTACTCGGCGGACTTGAGCAACCCGATTGAGCTGGGACTGATCAAGTGGGCCTGA
- a CDS encoding YdcF family protein, with product MKRSLSFWLLGTLLGGFLVAALRWLSPLPPPPSPALPAPTLLVLGASQVAGLPSPAFRRRLDQAFKLYQQGSVTRIIVSGGVGEGDLFSEGEIGVRYLRSQGVPVGILRAEEQSRTTYQNLRNSRPLIAGRVTLVTDSVHARRALSLALAEGLSADVSSVSFKAAPRYLLRETAALLMWRLFGYTGGRPAPRAHPRT from the coding sequence GTGAAACGCTCCCTGTCTTTTTGGCTGCTCGGCACGCTGCTGGGCGGTTTTCTCGTAGCGGCGCTGCGCTGGCTCTCGCCGCTCCCGCCGCCGCCGAGTCCGGCTTTGCCCGCGCCGACTTTGCTGGTACTGGGCGCTTCTCAGGTGGCAGGTTTGCCGTCTCCCGCGTTTCGGCGGCGGTTAGACCAAGCGTTTAAGCTCTACCAGCAGGGCAGCGTCACGCGCATCATCGTGTCCGGCGGCGTGGGTGAAGGTGATTTGTTTAGCGAGGGAGAAATCGGCGTGCGTTACCTCCGTTCTCAGGGCGTGCCGGTTGGCATTTTGCGGGCCGAGGAACAGAGCCGCACCACTTACCAGAACCTCCGCAACAGCCGCCCGCTTATTGCTGGGCGCGTCACCTTGGTCACGGACAGCGTTCACGCCCGCCGCGCCCTGTCGCTGGCACTGGCTGAGGGGCTGAGCGCCGATGTAAGCAGTGTCAGCTTCAAGGCGGCCCCGCGTTATCTGCTGCGCGAAACAGCGGCGCTGCTGATGTGGCGGCTGTTTGGGTATACGGGTGGCCGCCCGGCTCCTCGCGCCCACCCCAGAACATAA
- a CDS encoding DMT family transporter, giving the protein MPPTPAAASASNTQASGWWWAGLGMLCFSFTLPATRLAVPEFGSYLIGFGRSALAGVLALGLLLLLKEKRPERRHWLGLGVVALGTVFGFSVFSALALRSVPSSHGAVVVGLLPAATAIAAVLLTRERPRAAFWVVCALGVVAVLVFAVVQGAGQVAAGDIYLLLAVIFAAAGYAEGGRLAREMGGWRVVSWALAFSLPITLIATWLSPWPAQMPSVTAWAAFGYVSVFSVFLGFFAWYKGLALGGVARAGQVQLLQPVLTVAWSALLLGEHIGWPTVVAALLVVGIALLSRLTR; this is encoded by the coding sequence ATGCCGCCGACCCCCGCCGCCGCTTCCGCTTCCAACACCCAAGCGTCGGGTTGGTGGTGGGCTGGACTGGGCATGTTGTGTTTCAGCTTTACCTTGCCCGCCACTCGCCTCGCCGTGCCGGAGTTTGGCAGTTACCTGATCGGCTTTGGCCGCTCGGCGCTGGCTGGGGTGCTGGCCTTGGGACTGCTCTTGCTGCTCAAAGAAAAGCGGCCAGAGCGCCGTCACTGGCTGGGGCTGGGCGTCGTGGCGCTGGGTACGGTCTTCGGTTTTTCGGTGTTCAGTGCGCTGGCGCTGCGGAGCGTGCCTTCCTCGCACGGCGCGGTGGTGGTGGGCCTGCTGCCTGCGGCCACTGCCATTGCTGCCGTGCTGCTGACCCGGGAACGGCCCCGAGCCGCATTCTGGGTGGTGTGCGCCCTCGGTGTGGTGGCGGTGCTGGTCTTTGCGGTGGTGCAGGGCGCTGGGCAGGTCGCGGCTGGCGACATCTATCTGCTCCTGGCCGTCATCTTCGCGGCGGCGGGCTACGCCGAGGGCGGACGGCTGGCCCGCGAGATGGGCGGCTGGCGGGTGGTGAGCTGGGCGCTGGCCTTCTCGCTGCCGATCACTTTAATAGCCACTTGGCTTTCACCCTGGCCTGCGCAGATGCCTTCTGTAACAGCTTGGGCAGCGTTCGGCTACGTTTCGGTGTTCAGCGTCTTTCTGGGTTTTTTCGCTTGGTACAAGGGGCTGGCGCTCGGCGGCGTCGCCCGCGCCGGACAAGTCCAACTGCTTCAGCCCGTCCTGACGGTGGCGTGGTCGGCGCTGCTGCTTGGTGAGCACATCGGCTGGCCGACGGTGGTGGCGGCGCTGTTGGTGGTGGGCATTGCGCTGCTCAGCCGCCTGACGCGCTGA
- a CDS encoding EamA family transporter — protein MSRLLPLPRLRLPPIPALMLSMLSIQGGAAIAKSLFPVLGPAGVTVMRVGLSAIILLAIFRPNLLSLTLRQWRAAAIYGATLGLMNLSFYYAIRYIPLGLAVTLEFLGPLAVAVATSRRAADLIWAGLALLGIVLISPLGGNTPISPIGVALAAVAGALWGGYIIIGARMAHHFSGTQGVSVGMICAAITVMLCAAPLGFSPSQITPHLLLFGLGVAILSSALPYSLEMIALRQLPRQLFSIMMSLEPAAAALLGWLILHESLSLTQWLAIVCVIGASVGATWQSKRTPDKHQEELLV, from the coding sequence ATGAGCCGTCTGCTGCCTCTCCCCCGCCTGCGTCTGCCGCCTATTCCCGCCTTGATGCTGAGTATGCTCAGCATTCAGGGCGGCGCGGCAATCGCCAAGAGCTTGTTTCCGGTGCTGGGGCCAGCCGGGGTAACGGTCATGCGGGTGGGCCTGAGCGCCATCATTTTGCTGGCGATTTTCCGGCCCAATCTGCTGAGCCTGACGCTACGGCAGTGGCGAGCCGCCGCCATTTACGGCGCGACACTGGGCCTGATGAACCTGAGCTTTTACTACGCTATTCGCTACATTCCGCTGGGCTTGGCAGTCACGCTGGAGTTTTTGGGGCCGCTGGCGGTGGCGGTGGCGACCAGTCGGCGGGCCGCCGATCTGATTTGGGCAGGGCTGGCGCTGCTGGGCATCGTGCTGATTTCGCCGCTGGGTGGAAACACACCGATTTCGCCCATCGGTGTGGCGCTGGCCGCCGTTGCCGGAGCGCTGTGGGGCGGGTACATCATCATCGGCGCAAGGATGGCCCACCATTTTAGCGGCACGCAGGGCGTCAGCGTCGGCATGATTTGCGCCGCCATCACGGTGATGCTCTGCGCTGCGCCGCTGGGGTTTTCGCCTTCGCAGATCACGCCTCACCTGCTGCTGTTCGGCCTCGGCGTGGCGATTTTGTCGAGCGCGTTGCCGTACAGCTTAGAAATGATCGCGCTGCGGCAACTGCCGCGCCAGCTTTTTTCCATCATGATGAGCCTGGAACCTGCCGCCGCCGCGCTGCTGGGGTGGCTGATCTTGCACGAATCCCTCAGCTTGACGCAGTGGCTGGCGATTGTCTGCGTGATCGGCGCGAGTGTTGGAGCGACCTGGCAAAGCAAGCGCACACCGGACAAGCATCAAGAAGAATTGCTGGTGTAG
- a CDS encoding winged helix-turn-helix domain-containing protein yields the protein MIQIQLGSLQITDLAAARALRQDSKFLAHFIVPLSPSDVAPRLGMAANLAHHHARKLVDVGLLFEQSREGGKVLYQLAAREFRVSSNLLPPEDEAGNGSATMRGLSAGFLQAYERSWRNMNEGQEDVYGFGTTEWPAHLDQLPYPVSDEPYPTHSDTLRHTHPAPDAGALSTTGPRPQRLTRRSPGRGRARGGCSLYASGAGLPSRAVSARAAQPQPRQLFGVAPGESSAVLMCHDAEGLYTSNSS from the coding sequence ATGATCCAAATTCAACTGGGTAGCTTGCAAATTACTGACCTCGCCGCCGCCCGTGCCCTCAGGCAAGACAGCAAATTTCTGGCACACTTTATCGTGCCGCTTTCGCCCAGCGACGTGGCCCCACGCCTCGGCATGGCGGCCAATCTCGCCCACCACCACGCCCGCAAATTGGTGGATGTAGGCCTGCTGTTCGAGCAAAGCCGTGAAGGTGGAAAAGTGCTGTATCAACTCGCCGCCCGTGAATTCCGCGTTTCTTCCAATCTGCTGCCTCCCGAAGACGAAGCGGGCAACGGCAGCGCCACTATGCGTGGACTGTCCGCCGGATTTTTGCAAGCCTACGAGCGTTCTTGGCGCAACATGAACGAAGGTCAGGAAGATGTCTACGGCTTCGGCACCACCGAGTGGCCCGCTCACCTTGATCAGCTCCCATACCCGGTTTCGGACGAACCTTATCCGACCCACTCCGACACACTCCGACACACTCACCCTGCGCCTGACGCCGGAGCGCTTTCAACAACTGGCCCGCGCCCTCAGCGCCTTACTAGACGAAGCCCAGGCCGGGGGCGTGCGCGAGGAGGGTGCAGCCTGTACGCTAGCGGTGCTGGCCTTCCAAGCAGAGCCGTCTCAGCCCGAGCAGCTCAGCCGCAACCAAGACAGCTTTTTGGGGTGGCCCCCGGTGAAAGCTCGGCGGTCTTGATGTGCCATGACGCTGAGGGGCTCTACACCAGCAATTCTTCTTGA
- a CDS encoding type II toxin-antitoxin system VapC family toxin: MIIALDTNILVDLWAATPQGQLNSSALSRLAASGHGFVVCGVVYAELHAVPTITKVALDQALLQMLISVDSSSTLKMWEETGRVHALICQRRRSAGAVSNRRPLADHLIGAHALCRTDALLTHNARDFSDFTTLNIICI, from the coding sequence TTGATCATCGCGCTTGATACCAACATTTTGGTTGATTTGTGGGCCGCCACGCCGCAAGGTCAGCTCAACAGCTCGGCGCTCAGCAGGCTGGCAGCCAGCGGGCATGGCTTCGTGGTTTGCGGCGTGGTTTATGCCGAACTCCACGCCGTTCCCACTATCACCAAAGTGGCGCTTGACCAAGCCCTTTTGCAAATGCTCATCAGTGTTGATTCCAGCAGCACGCTCAAAATGTGGGAAGAAACCGGGCGGGTTCACGCTTTGATTTGCCAGCGCCGCCGCTCGGCTGGGGCCGTGAGTAACCGCAGACCCTTGGCCGATCATTTGATTGGTGCCCATGCACTTTGCCGCACGGACGCTTTGCTGACCCATAATGCCCGCGATTTCAGTGATTTTACGACGCTTAACATAATCTGCATTTGA